A DNA window from Setaria viridis chromosome 2, Setaria_viridis_v4.0, whole genome shotgun sequence contains the following coding sequences:
- the LOC117843320 gene encoding probable auxin efflux carrier component 5b, producing the protein MIGWGDVYKVVAAMAPLYFALGLGYGSVRWWKLFTPDQCDAVNRLVAYFSVPFFAFDFAARIDPFALSYRVLAADALAKLAVVVSLAAWAAACASARRGGGDGKGNKDRAFSWCITGFSLAALNNTLVVGVPLLDAMYGKWARDLIVQISVVQIIVYFPLLLLTFEARRAWGAGKRPAAEEEGAGGDVEESGGETAARSFWPLVRAVWMKVAKNPNVYAGVLGVAWACVTNRWHIETPSIIEGSVLVMSKTGVGLAMFSMGLFMALQEKIIVCGAGPTFLGMALRFVAGPAATAAGALAMGLRGDVLRLAIIQAALPQAITTFVFAKEYSLHADVLSTAVIFGTLASLPVLIVYYIVLGLIRC; encoded by the exons ATGATAGGGTGGGGCGACGTGTACAaggtggtggcggccatggcgccgcTCTACTTCGCGCTGGGTCTCGGCTACGGCTCGGTGCGGTGGTGGAAGCTGTTCACGCCGGACCAGTGCGACGCCGTGAACCGCCTCGTGGCCTACTTCTCCGTGCCCTTCTTCGCCTTCGACTTCGCCGCGCGCATCGACCCCTTCGCGCTCAGCTACCGCGTCCTGGCCGCCGACGCGCTGGCCAAGCTCGCCGTCGTGGTCTCCCTCGCCGCCTGGGCCGCCGCGTGCGCGtccgctcgccgcggcggcggcgacggcaagggCAACAAGGACCGAGCCTTCTCGTGGTGCATCACGGGGTTCTCGCTGGCCGCGCTCAACAACACGCTCGTCGTGGGCGTGCCGCTGCTGGACGCCATGTACGGCAAGTGGGCACGCGACCTCATCGTGCAGATCTCCGTGGTGCAGATCATCGTGTACTTCCCGCTCCTGCTGCTGACGTTCGAGGCCAGGCGCGCGTGGGGCGCCGGGAAGCGGccggccgcggaggaggaaggtGCAGGCGGCGACGTGGAGGAAAGCGGcggcgagacggcggcgcggtcgtTCTGGCCGCTGGTTAGGGCCGTCTGGATGAAGGTGGCGAAGAACCCGAACGTCTACGCGGGCGTCCTCGGCGTCGCGTGGGCGTGCGTCACCAACAG GTGGCACATCGAGACGCCGAGCATCATCGAGGGCTCCGTGCTCGTCATGTCAAAGACCGGCGTTGGCCTCGCCATGTTTAGCATGG GACTGTTCATGGCGCTGCAGGAGAAGATCATCGTCTGCGGCGCCGGGCCGACTTTCCTCGGCATGGCGCTGCGGTTCGTGGCCgggccggcggccaccgcggccgGAGCCCTCGCCATGGGCCTCCGCGGCGACGTCCTGCGTCTCGCTATCATACAG GCTGCGCTTCCCCAGGCCATCACCACGTTCGTGTTCGCCAAGGAGTACAGCCTGCACGCGGACGTGCTCAGCACTGC GGTCATCTTCGGGACGCTGGCGTCGTTGCCCGTGTTGATCGTGTACTACATTGTTCTAGGTCTGATACGGTGCTAG
- the LOC140221925 gene encoding uncharacterized protein: protein FGLQISGSFNLMACLKEIPILKGNNYTEWRKKIEFSFVCGEVDWVLTTLRPQAPQKLVRAEGDDDAAWKQKERDYAPLELAYTLENKQWTTANKKCMALVKNTIESAILGSITECDSVTEYLEKIKNQFTSSSKIYATQLFKQLATERYNGGGTGIRDHILRMYNLAAQLKPMDLELKSGHIIHLVFASLPKEFDTFVVNYNMQPEQWDMEKMIAMCVQEEDRIRSSYGGSLHYVKDNRKKNANSSFKARGKAPMQQNHQKPLTVDKDQCLHCKKKEHYKKECPDWLKSIMAKRGENTISFVNESLYT, encoded by the coding sequence ttTGGATTGcaaatttcaggatcattcaacttaatggcttgtctcaaagagatacccattctgaAAGGAAACAACTATACagagtggaggaagaagattgaattctccttcgtttgtggagaagttgactgggtgctgactACACTGCGGCcacaagctccacagaagctagtgagggctgaaggtgatgatgatgctgcatggaagcaaaaggaaagggactatgctccactggagttggcatacacccttgaaaacaaacagtggaccactgccaacaagaaatgtatggctttggtaaagaatacgattgagtCTGCTATTTTGGGCTCGATCACAGAGTGTGACTCCGTCACAGAGTACCTCGAGAAGATAAAGAATCAGTTCACTagttcctcaaagatatatgctacccagctgttcaagcagctggccacagagaggtacaatggaggagggactggcataagagatcacatcttgaggatgtataacttggcagcacagttgaagccaatggatcttgagctcaagtctgggcacattattcatttggttttcGCTTCTCTGCCAAAAGAGTTTGACACCTTTGTTGTCAATtataacatgcagccagaacagtgggacatggaaaaaatgatagccatgtgcgtgcaggaagaggacagaattagatcctcatatggtggttcattacactatgtgaaggacaacaggaaaaagaatgctaactcctctttcaaggcacgaggaaaggctcctatgcagcagaatcaccaaaagcctctcacagtagacaaagatcaatgtctacactgcaagaaaaaggAGCACTACAAGAAAGAATGtcccgactggttaaagtcaataatggcaaaaagaggtgagaatactatttcctttgtaaatgaatccttgtatacatag